In Glandiceps talaboti chromosome 14, keGlaTala1.1, whole genome shotgun sequence, a single genomic region encodes these proteins:
- the LOC144445212 gene encoding uncharacterized protein LOC144445212 has translation MGSVVRLTNGQTPFEGRVEIFVSGVWGTICGDDHWDFIDAEVVCRELGFPGAMHAVSSNGETEPGSDQRRGNVECCGHENSILDCDHNVTCNSGYEDAGVYCIYPGYAGCFTNDDETGSTLEDITIGKCLSHCRDNNKLHAALQQDMCRCTDELPNTKTVPNEQCGVVCSGDDTQICGGMHFDSIYKTSLGACGGNLAETDNWVMSPGFPDNYPNRKTCEWTLENEDENLMIEVVLKMLYIINRLICSGDTLSFYNIEGRSGSPVKLTETMGVVDYKIGIVAGQSMRITFRSGWFCNDQGFAVFYRVFYPGQCEDKNWCQNNGTCYREDDTDICDCQEGWKGETCENEIDVCLNYPCQNNGTCHSMSNGVNDTYFCMCTEGYIGKNCEYIESNFSTTPQPEKSTKLTSLNIKTTPSPSKTPTFQTSDHSSIRLRSTRMTGTSHSFPWKHQTTTIDIKPGEPDRNTKAKAIGGIIGGSVIFVIAVTLFIIAIVVFHCRRRYGKSLNEDGHTGRTLANACYEDSLEVHVLQPLAEELRKDISLCGHEESHDVYYSTIDKQNVTGIPENNHHAQSHDSMGNKANTQAMDTKRTNNDTFEGFTENVAYEPTERREETDLQQHQGKVFVKNPVCDDNNGKGFVDNVVYEATDDVSNQDTKSGFVDNIVYEGL, from the exons ATGG GTAGCGTGGTGCGACTAACAAATGGACAAACTCCGTTTGAAGGCcgtgttgaaatatttgttagtGGAGTATGGGGAACTATTTGCGGTGACGATCATTGGGATTTCATTGATGCAGAGGTTGTCTGCAGAGAACTAG GCTTTCCTGGAGCTATGCATGCTGTTTCAAGTAACGGAGAGACGGAACCTGGTAGTGATCAACGAAGAGGAAATGTTGAATGTTGTGGACATGAAAATAGCATCCTTGATTGTGATCATAATGTCACCTGCAATTCTGGATATGAAGATGCTGGAGTTTATTGCATTT ATCCGGGTTACGCTGGGTGTTTCACAAACGATGACGAAACTGGAAGTACATTGGAAGATATAACAATAGGAAAGTGTCTTAGTCATTGTCGGGATAATAACAAGTTACATGCGGCGTTACAACAAGATATGTGTCGATGTACAGACGAGCTACCAAATACTAAGACTGTCCCCAATGAGCAATGTGGCGTTGTATGCTCTGGCGATGATACACAAATCTGTGGTGGAATGCATTTTGACTCTATTTATAAAA CCTCTCTCGGTGCATGTGGAGGTAACTTAGCTGAAACAGATAATTGGGTTATGTCACCTGGTTTCCCAGACAACTACCCAAACAGGAAAACATGTGAATGGACTTTAGAAAATGAAGATGAAAATCTGATGATAGAAGTCGTACTGAAGATGCTATATATAATTAATCGTTTGATTTGTTCCGGAGACACACTCTCGTTCTATAACATTGAAGGAAGGTCGGGTTCGCCGGTTAAATTAACCGAAACTATGGGCGTGGTAGATTATAAAATCGGCATCGTTGCTGGACAATCTATGCGGATAACGTTTCGTTCCGGATGGTTTTGTAATGATCAGGGATTTGCAGTATTTTACAGAG TGTTTTATCCCGGACAATGTGAAGATAAAAACTGGTGTCAAAATAATGGAACTTGTTACAGAGAAGATGACACAGATATTTGCGATTGCCAGGAAGGTTGGAAGGGTGAAACgtgtgaaaatgaaattgatgtTTGTCTAAATTATCCATGTCAGAATAATGGTACTTGTCATTCTATGAGTAATGGTGTTAACGACACTTACTTTTGTATGTGTACTGAAGGGTATATTGGGAAAAATTGTGAATATATTG AATCGAATTTCTCAACCACACCTCAGCcagaaaaatcaacaaaactgACATCACTGAATATAAAGACTACACCCTCACCTTCAAAGACTCCCACTTTCCAAACCAGCGACCATTCATCAATCAGGTTACGGTCTACGAGAATGACTGGCACTTCTCATTCGTTTCCTTGGAAACATCAAACTACAACTATCGACATCAAACCGGGTGAACCAGATAGAAATACTAAAGCCAAGGCGATAG GTGGTATCATTGGTGGTTCAGTCATCTTCGTGATTGCAGTTACCCTTTTCATTATTGCCATTGTGGTCTTTCACTGCAGAAGAAG GTATGGTAAGTCTTTAAACGAAGATGGTCATACAGGGAGGACACTGGCCAATGCTTGTTATGAGGATAGTCTAGAAGTCCATGTTCTTCAACCGCTGGCAGAGGAATTGAGAAAGGACATTTCCTTGTGTGGGCATGAGGAATCACATGACGTTTACTACTCAACCATAGATAAGCAGAATGTGACTGGTATACCTGAAAACAACCATCACGCCCAGAGTCATGATAGTATGGGCAACAAAGCAAACACGCAAGCCATGGATACAAAAAGAACCAATAATGATACGTTCGAGGGGTTCACCGAGAACGTGGCTTACGAGCCAACCGAACGGCGAGAGGAGACAGATCTACAGCAACATCAAGGCAAGGTGTTCGTGAAAAACCCAGTGTGTGATGATAACAACGGCAAGGGGTTTGTTGATAACGTAGTATATGAAGCAACCGATGATGTTTCTAATCAAGACACTAAAAGTGGCTTCGTCGACAATATTGTTTATGAGGGTTTATGA